Within the Arachis duranensis cultivar V14167 chromosome 10, aradu.V14167.gnm2.J7QH, whole genome shotgun sequence genome, the region NNNNNNNNNNNNNNNNNNNNNNNNNNNNNNNNNNNNNNNNNNNNNNNNNNNNNNNNNNNNNNNNNNNNNNNNNNNNNNNNNNNNNNNNNNNNNNNNNNNNNNNNNNNNNNNNNNNNNNNNNNNNNNNNNNNNNNNNNNNNNNNNNNNNNNNNNNNNNNNNNNNNNNNNNNNNNNNNNNNNNNNNNNNNNNNNNNNNNNNNNNNNNNNNNNNNNNNNNNNNNNNNNNNNNNNNNNNNNNNNNNNNNNNNNNNNNNNNNNNNNNNNNNNNNNNNNNNNNNNNNNNNNNNNNNNNNNNNNNNNNNNNNNNNNNNNNNNNNNNNNNNNNNNNNNNNNNNNNNNNNNNNNNNNNNNNNNNNNNNNNNNNNNNNNNNNNNNNNNNNNNNNNNNNNNNNNNNNNNNNNNNNNNNNNNNNNNNNNNNNNNNNNNNNNNNNNNNNNNNNNNNNNNNNNNNNNNNNNNNNNNNNNNNNNNNNNNNNNNNNNNNNNNNNNNNNNNNNNNNNNNNNNNNNNNNNNNNNNNNNNNNNNNNNNNNNNNNNNNNNNNNNNNNNNNNNNNNNNNNNNNNNNNNNNNNNNNNNNNNNNNNNNNNNNNNNNNNNNNNNNNNNNNNNNNNNNNNNNNNNNNNNNNNNNNNNNNNNNNNNNNNNNNNNNNNNNNNNNNNNNNNNNNNNNNNNNNNNNNNNNNNNNNNNNNNNNNNNNNNNNNNNNNNNNNNNNNNNNNNNNNNNNNNNNNNNNNNNNNNNNNNNNNNNNNNNNNNNNNNNNNNNNNNNNNNNNNNNNNNNNNNNNNNNNNNNNNNNNNNNNNNNNNNNNNNNNNNNNNNNNNNNNNNNNNNNNNNNNNNNNNNNNNNNNNNNNNNNNNNNNNNNNNNNNNNNNNNNNNNNNNNNNNNNNNNNNNNNNNNNNNNNNNNNNNNNNNNNNNNNNNNNNNNNNNNNNNNNNNNNNNNNNNNNNNNNNNNNNNNNNNNNNNNNNNNNNNNNNNNNNNNNNNNNNNNNNNNNNNNNNNNNNNNNNNNNNNNNNNNNNNNNNNNNNNNNNNNNNNNNNNNNNNNNNNNNNNNNNNNNNNNNNNNNNNNNNNNNNNNNNNNNNNNNNNNNNNNNNNNNNNNNNNNNNNNNNNNNNNNNNNNNNNNNNNNNNNNNNNNNNNNNNNNNNNNNNNNNNNCTcgtagacatttgtgaagagggcgctcaatggaagagagattcaagagggaagctggttcaactgagaaggcatgacctcaagtccgtggctaggggatggttggagtttatccaacgctcaatcattcccactagcaaccggtccaaagttactatagaccgggctatcatgattcatagcatcatgattggagaagaaatagaagttcatgaggttatatcccaagaactttataaggtggcggacaagtcctctaccttggcacggttagcctttcctcatctcatttgtcacatctgttattcagttggaattgacatagagggagacacccccattgatgaggacaaacccatcactaagaaaaggatggagtacacaagagatcccactcatcatgagatccctgaaaTTCCTCAAGGAATGAATTtccctccacaaaactattgggagcaactacacacctccctaggagagttgagttccaacatgggacaactaaggNNNNNNNNNNNNNNNNNNNNNNNNNNNNNNNNNNNNNNNNNNNNNNNNNNNNNNNNNNNNNNNNNNNNNNNNNNNNNNNNNNNNNNNNNNNNNNNNNNNNNNNNNNNNNNNNNNNNNNNNNNNNNNNNNNNNNNNNNNNNNNNNNNNNNNNNNNNNNNNNNNNNNNNNNNNNNNNNNNNNNNNNNNNNNNNNNNNNNNNNNNNNNNNNNNNNNNNNNNNNNNNNNNNNNNNNNNNNNNNNNNNNNNNNNNNNNNNNNNNNNNNNNNNNNNNNNNNNNNNNNNNNNNNNNNNNNNNNNNNNNNNNNNNNNNNNNNNNNNNNNNNNNNNNNNNNNNNNNNNNNNNNNNNNNNNNNNNNNNNNNNNNNNNNNNNNNNNNNNNNNNNNNNNNNNNNNNNNNNNNNNNNNNNNNNNNNNNNNNNNNNNNNNNNNNNNNNNNNNNNNNNNNNNNNNNNNNNNNNNNNNNNNNNNNNNNNNNNNNNNNNNNNNNNNNNNNNNNNNNNNNNNNNNNNNNNNNNNNNNNNNNNNNNNNNNNNNNNNNNNNNNNNNNNNNNNNNNNNNNNNNNNNNNNNNNNNNNNNNNNNNNNNNNNNNNNNNNNNNNNNNNNNNNNNNNNNNNNNNNNNNNNNNNNNNNNNNNNNNNNNNNNNNNNNNNNNNNNNNNNNNNNNNNNNNNNNNNNNNNNNNNNNNNNNNNNNNNNNNNNNNNNNNNNNNNNNNNNNNNNNNNNNNNNNNNNNNNNNNNNNNNNNNNNNNNNNNNNNNNNNNNNNNNNNNNNNNNNNNNNNNNNNNNNNNNNNNNNNNNNNNNNNNNNNNNNNNNNNNNNNNNNNNNNNNNNNNNNNNNNNNNNNNNNNNNNNNNNNNNNNNNNNNNNNNNNNNNNNNNNNNNNNNNNNNNNNNNNNNNNNNNNNNNNNNNNNNNNNNNNNNNNNNNNNNNNNNNNNNNNNNNNNNNNNNNNNNNNNNNNNNNNNNNNNNNNNNNNNNNNNNNNNNNNNNNNNNNNNNNNNNNNNNNNNNNNNNNNNNNNNNNNNNNNNNNNNNNNNNNNNNNNNNNNNNNNNNNNNNNNNNNNNNNNNNNNNNNNNNNNNNNNNNNNNNNNNNNNNNNNNNNNNNNNNNNNNNNNNNNNNNNNNNNNNNNNNNNNNNNNNNNNNNNNNNNNNNNNNNNNNNNNNNNNNNNNNNNNNNNNNNNNNNNNNNNNNNNNNNNNNNNNNNNNNNNNNNNNNNNNNNNNNNNNNNNNNNNNNNNNNNNNNNNNNNNNNNNNNNNNNNNNNNNNNNNNNNNNNNNNNNNNNNNNNNNNNNNNNNNNNNNNNNNNNNNNNNNNNNNNNNNNNNNNNNNNNNNNNNNNNNNNNNNNNNNNNNNNNNNNNNNNNNNNNNNNNNNNNNNNNNNNNNNNNNNNNNNNNNNNNNNNNNNNNNNNNNNNNNNNNNNNNNNNNNNNNNNNNNNNNNNNNNNNNNNNNNNNNNNNNNNNNNNNNNNNNNNNNNNNNNNNNNNNNNNNNNNNNNNNNNNNNNNNNNNNNNNNNNNNNNNNNNNNNNNNNNNNNNNNNNNNNNNNNNNNNNNNNNNNNNNNNNNNNNNNNNNNNNNNNNNNNNNNNNNNNNNNNNNNNNNNNNNNNNNNNNNNNNNNNNNNNNNNNNNNNNNNNNNNNNNNNNNNNNNNNNNNNNNNNNNNNNNNNNNNNNNNNNNNNNNNNNNNNNNNNNNNNNNNNNNNNNNNNNNNNNNNNNNNNNNNNNNNNNNNNNNNNNNNNNNNNNNNNNNNNNNNNNNNNNNNNNNNNNNNNNNNNNNNNNNNNNNNNNNNNNNNNNNNNNNNNNNNNNNNNNNNNNNNNNNNNNNNNNNNNNNNNNNNNNNNNNNNNNNNNNNNNNNNNNNNNNNNNNNNNNNNNNNNNNNNNNNNNNNNNNNNNNNNNNNNNNNNNNNNNNNNNNNNNNNNNNNNNNNNNNNNNNNNNNNNNNNNNNNNNNNNNNNNNNNNNNNNNNNNNNNNNNNNNNNNNNNNNNNNNNNNNNNNNNNNNNNNNNNNNNNNNNNNNNNNNNNNNNNNNNNNNNNNNNNNNNNNNNNNNNNNNNNNNNNNNNNNNNNNNNNNNNNNNNNNNNNNNNNNNNNNNNNNNNNNNNNNNNNNNNNNNNNNNNNNNNNNNNNNNNNNNNNNNNNNNNNNNNNNNNNNNNNNNNNNNNNNNNNNNNNNNNNNNNNNNNNNNNNNNNNNNNNNNNNNNNNNNNNNNNNNNNNNNNNNNNNNNNNNNNNNNNNNNNNNNNNNNNNNNNNNNNNNNNNNNNNNNNNNNNNNNNNNNNNNNNNNNNNNNNNNNNNNNNNNNNNNNNNNNNNNNNNNNNNNNNNNNNNNNNNNNNNNNNNNNNNNNNNNNNNNNNNNNNNNNNNNNNNNNNNNNNNNNNNNNNNNNNNNNNNNNNNNNNNNNNNNNNNNNNNNNNNNNNNNNNNNNNNNNNNNNNNNNNNNNNNNNNNNNNNNNNNNNNNNNNNNNNNNNNNNNNNNNNNNNNNNNNNNNNNNNNNNNNNNNNNNNNNNNNNNNNNNNNNNNNNNNNNNNNNNNNNNNNNNNNNNNNNNNNNNNNcttataccacgaagattctgattaaagaatccaagagatacacgcttgatctaaggtagaacggaagtggttgtcagtcacgcattcataggtgagaatgatgataagtgtcacggatcatcacattcatcatgttgacgtgcagcgaatatcttagaacaagaataagctgaattgaatagaaaatagtagtaattgcattaatactcgaggtacagcagagctccacaccttaatctatggtgtgtagaaactccaccgttgaaaatacataagtgatggtccaggcatggccgaatggccagcccccctgaatgatcaaaagaccgaatggtcaaaagactagatactagtacaatagtaataagttctatttatactaaactagctactagggtttacagagataagtctaagtgcaaaaatccacttccggggcccactttggtgtgtgattgggctgagcttgagctttacacgtacagaggcttctcttgtggttaaacgccaagttgtaatgtctgtttggcgtttaactctggtttgtgacgtgtttctggcattttactccagaatgcagcatagaactggtgttgaacgccagtttgcgtcatttAAACTTGAATGAAGtattgactattatatatttctaaaaagccatggatgtctaatttctaacgcagttgagagcatgccatttggagttctgtagctccagaaaatccattttgagtgttgggaggtcagaatccaacagcatcagcagtccttttttagcctgaatcagatttttgctcaggtccctcaatttcagccagaaaatacctgaaatcacagaaaaacacacaaactcatagtaaagtctaaaaatatgaattttgcataaaaactaataaaaacatccctaaaagtagctagatcctactaaaaactacttaaaaacaatgccaaaaagcgtataaattatctgctcatcaattcACCACACATATATCACTAGAGATTTCATCATAATCTGGATTTCCATTAATTCTTTCTTGGTACCCCGGCTCATCAAAATTTGCTGTCCTTAGTCCTAAAACCTTCATAATGGTGTTTGAACTAAAGTCTACTTCCATACCCCTTACGTAACTCTTGTATGTTGGGGCTTCAGCCATATCAAGCCTTGCAGTgttagcatagaactctcttATGATGTTTGCATTAATCTTGGTGATTGGTGAGGCCAGCTCCTCCCATTTTCTCTTTCTGATTTTGGCTCTCATTTCTAGGCATCCATCCTCAGGTAGCTGGAAAGGGATTTCTGGATATATCTTTTTGTCATTCATCCATCCAAGTTGCATTTGGTGGAACCATGATCTGAACTTCCAACGATCATATTCGTTTTCACCTTCTTCAGTAATGGGTTCCTTTTCTCTCCTTCTTTTGACACTTGAAGACGATGCCATGCTTTCCTTGATGATCACCGGAATGGAGGTTGAAGGTTTATGAAGATGTATGGCTAGTCTGATGCAATCTCGGTGAAAGAGTGGTTTGATGGCAAGGTAGTGCTATAGAAGCAAGTGAACAAAGACGCTTTGTTGCACAAAGAACACGGTTGTTGGGTCTTGGTTTTAGAGAATACAAGAAGTGAATTTCCAAAGTACAAGAGGTGTGAAACTCTAGTTCACATGTATGGTTCAAGTGAGGACATTTATAGTAAGCTTTAATGAATAATGGATGGCTAGGATTCTTTGGGAAATTTTATGAATGAACGATGTACATGCAAGGTTGAATGAAGACAAAAGTTGCCTCTTCCTTAAGCACATCTTTTCAGTCTTCTAGGTCCCTCTTATCAAGGTATGCAGATTTTTGTTCCCAAGAAGCACCCTTCCAACCATGTGACTTATCCTTTTGTCCTCATGTTATCTTCATCATTCATTGCCTTGTCCCTTTCATTAAATAGTTCTTTGCTCACCTAACCATCATATCAAGACAAAAGAATAAGTACTAATCAAGTGGCGGCAAGAGaacaattaatatttaaaactaaaaatttgactACCATTCCTTATGCTTGTTTAACCAACCGTGACTCTCCTTGATGCTCTTACATACAGTCttggaggacaccaaacttagtgtttggttatATAGTTCACAGCGTTGCTTCCTTCAAGTATTGTTATTGAGATCTCAACGAGATTAGTATCACTGTTGGCTAAACAGTCATGAGAAACACTTTATTTTTCCATTTCTAAACATGAACCAAAAATTATAAACATAGTTGCATTTTCattgttttcaaaactcaaaagaacTTTGATTCTCATGCCTTGTTCTTGCAATATATCACAACACCAAGCTTAATGTTGGGCTATATATTCCAAGAAACACATGTCAACATTGTTTATGAGAGCTTGAATTCATGTTAGTGCAACAATTATTATTCATACTGAAGTATTAAAAACAAGGAAACTAAATCATGGGCTGCCTCCCATGGAGCACTTCTTTAGCATCATTAGCTTGACTGCTGGTTTACTGTTAGGGCGGATTGTAATGCTTGAAGTCCTTTCCTCTCACTGTAAAACCGTCCCCATTTGATTCCTTGATAATTTCCAAATGCTCCAGGGAAAGGACTTTTCTGATTGTAAACACTTGAGGTAACTGAGATGGAATGGTTGGAAGATAGGGTGGGATTGGTGGATGGTGGATTGATATCACCTTGTTTCTAGGGGAGAAACCTTCTGTAGGAACCTTCTTGTTTCTCCAACCCATTGGCAATCTCTTCACAACTCTTTTCTCTTCATCAAGTATTGCTCCATTGACTACTGTGTTAGGAAAATCCTTGTTAGCTGCTCTTCCTGATTCTTGTGGCTACTTCTCTTGAAATTCTTGCTTATTCATCAAGGACTGTTTCAGGGGTTCAGCTACTGATTCCCTGTTGCTTTCCTCCAAGTACATTTTGCTGTAATCATCCTTTGACTCATTAGGTTCTGACTCAGATTTAGATGTAGGTTTGAAAACATGAAAGGTGAGAtattcatcatgtattctcaggATTAACTCTCCTTGTTCCACATCTATAAGTGCTCTAGCAGTGGCTATAAATGGTCTCCCCAGAATAATGGGGTGGAGGTAACTTTCCTCTATGTCCAGAACAACAAAGTCTGTGGGAAGGAAATAATTTCCCACTTTCACCAACCCATTTTTGACTACTTCTTCAGCCTGCTTTTGAGTTTTATCAGCCAATTGTATAATTACATCTGTGGATCTTAGCTCATTGATTTGCAACTTCTTCATAAGAGATAGAGGCATCATATTTATGCTAGCTCTTAGATCACAAAATCCTTTGTCAATTTTTGTTTCACCTATGACATAGGGAATATGAAAGCTCCCTGTATCTTTTTTCTTTAGGAGCACGTCCTTCTTGATGagggcactacattccttgttcATTTTCACAGTCTGTCCCCCTTATAAGGTTCCTTTCTTGTTCAGCAGCTCTTTCATGCACTTGATGTATGTAGGCATCTATTAGAGAGTTTTGATAAAGGGGATGTTGACACTGAGAGATGCAAATACATCCAGAAATCTTGAATATGACCTTTCCTTCTCACCTCCCAGGAGTCTCTGAGGAAATATTACCCTTGGCATATAGGATTTCTGAATTTCCTTCCCTGTtgattcttttctttgtacAGATCGAGTTTCCTATTTCTTTCTCTCCAAGTTGTTCTGGGAACTCCCTTGGTTGTGCTCTATTTGGTTACTGGTATTTTCTTCCtggatttcttcattttcaAGAGTAACCACCTtacattcttcccatctcacctGCTTTATTTCCCCTCTTAGATTTTTCTCAGTGTCACTTGGGAAACTATCGGTGGACTTCGGAATCTACTGTGAAAGATGTCCAATTTGAGATTCGAGATTCTTAATAAGCTTTCCTCGACTTTTTATACTCCCTCTCACTTccttcttgaatttcttcatgtCCTCAAGTTCTTTGCCAATGTTTGCAAGCATAGCTTCCATCTTGGCCATTCTATCATCATGTGGTGATGATTGGTTGGAGTTAGGGTGTTGAGAGTGGGTATTATAGTTTTGGTATGATGATTGTGAATAGGTTTTTTGTGAGGTCTGGTATGGATTATGGGATCTATGGTCTTGGCCTTAGTTTTGTTGATTCCCCTACCCAAAGTTTAAGTGGTTCCTCCAACCAGAGTTATAGGTTTTAGAGTATGAATCATTATCTTGCCTAGATGAGTTTCCAAGGTAATTAGCTTCCTCCCAGATAACTCCTTCTTCAGTGTCCAACTCTTCTTGGGGTGCTGGTTGAATGTGGATAGCTGTAGCCTGATTTTTCTCCAATTGCTTTGTCAATTCAGCCAGTTGCTTGATAATCATCTTATTTTGGGCCAAGATTGCATCCATATAGTTTAATTCTAAGACTCCCCTATTGTTGCTCCTATCTGAGGCATAAAAGTATTCATTGTCAGCCACTGTCTCTATAACAtcaatggcttcttcaatggtattctttttgttgagggaaCCTCCAGATGAGTGGTCTACAGCTTTCTTTGATTCATGATTCAGCCCTTCATAGAAGATATGAATTtgcacccactcattaaacatatcaGGGGGCATTTCCTTGTTAAATCTTTGAATCTTTCCCAGGCTTCATAAATTGTCTCACCATCCTGCTATCTGAATGTCTGTACTTTAGTTCTCAGCCTGTTTACCTTTTGTGGAGGATAGAACCTTGTTAGGAATCTATTCATCACATCCTCCCAAGTTGCCAAGCTTTCCCTGGGAAATGATTCCAACTATTTTGATGCTTTGTCCCtcaagaaaaatggaaaaaatagcAATATATAGGTGTCaggatgaacaccattagatTTAACCGTGTCACATATCCTTTGGAATTTAGTGAGATGCTCATTAGGGTCCTCTTGGGTACTCcctccaaaagaacaattgttctgcaCCAGAGTTATAAGCTGAGGcttcaattctaaattatttgcATGGATAGTTGGCTTTTGAATGCTGCTACCACAGTttcctgggtttggattgatgtatgATCCCAGAACTCTCCTCTCTTATCCAACAGGGTTGGCTCCACCTCTTCTGGCATGGTTATTCACCTCTCCTTCATCATGGTTTTCCATATCATGCTCCATGGTTATTTCCaaatcttcctcctcttcttctgcACCAACAACTCTCTTTCCTCTTACTTTCCTCCTTAATCTCAGGAAGGTTCTTTCCGGTTCACTGTCAAAGGAGGTTGAAACCTCTcatctacctgtcatacaagtAGCACAACACGCAGTAACCAGCAAGTGAACAAATCACAATTAAGGAAAAAGTGTGGTTAGAGCAATTGAGGCAATTAGTCAAACAGTTAATGAGTTAGAGGGTTAGTTTTACTGAAAGTAAAGCTGTACggtaaaattaaagaaaaacaactaaaaattgcagagaacaaaaatgaacaactaaaattaaatttcaattaatcaaaagaaaagtgctcaatctagttatcctccaatttagtaattgtcaatacaaaaccaatcccggcaacggcgctatgAAATTGATTCACCCAaaaactgtctctcaacaattttcttgccggcaagtgtaccgaattatcgtcaagtaaaaactcacaaaagagtgaggtcgaatcccacagtgATTGGTTGGTTGATCAATGTTAACTGGTGAATTGTGCTAGTTGAGCGAAATCAGATTTGGTTGAGAATTGTAGAAAGTAAATTTTAcgggaaacttaaattgcaagaagttaaatgacagaaattaaaattgcCTGAAATTAAATGACAGAAGCTTAAATTGAAATAATCTAAATGGGAATAGGGAATTAGCATGAACTTAAAGCAGCAAAATGTAAAAGAATGGGGAAGATCAGAGTGGGggaatcattgggttcaggagatgtatAATTTtctggatcaaattcatttttatcTCTTCCGCAATaaatgcattcattaatcttcttggcaatcttaagcgattggatcccaattccttggctcaccaatctctctaagcatgaacaagtgcccaattccttgatttaagtgctcatgggaagacatgaagtttggtcactgattataccacacaaattcatagatcaaagtgttggtaggattacatgttactatatccatccaaaccccaatctaatccaatgtgaaaaagcatttctagcatgatctcctcgtTCCTCTTCCAATGTTatgaggagatccaattataaATAGCTTCTTTCCCAAtataactatccaattggatgaagaacgaaagctttctagcaaaaccaagagaaaagaaagaagaagatgaatgaaaactaatattgatccattgaattacatagagctccctaacccaatgaaaggggtttagttgttcattgcTCTAAAAATGGAAATTGCAGTTGAAAGATacattctaaaattcaaattgaaCTGAAAATTCCAACGTGAAGTAAAAAGTTTTTTCTTGACTTAAATTCTAAGCTATTCATACACTGTTTTCCATTGATCTTCAATCTCTGAATTGGGCTtttggccttgatggaattgggttgaaattggcTCCAATTGATTTCCCTTTCTGCTGAGAAGAGATCTGTTGACTCAAACACCTTTTagaagaaaaccaaaaaaaccaaATACTTTGCTGTCATTGGCGTTTGACTCAACGTTCTGCttacccacgtgtacgcgtgcatCACGCTTAGGCGTGAAGTCTGTGATTTTGCttagtcacgtgtacgcgtgcacCATGCGTGCACGTGAAGGCTGAGATTTTGCTTCTTCACGCGTGCTCATACACCATCCAATATATGCATCAAAGCCTTGCTAAAGTCATGAGACTTCTCATCATTCTTAGCACACAAGTAATTATAGCACaattctcatgaaattgcatcaaATTAACCATAGTTGGATGAATATAGGTATGCATGAATTTCTACCCAATTTGCTTACTTAtaactcaagaaagtgcataaaacctattaaaaacaaagaaaaaggctagtaaaactagcctaagatgccatgGCATCGTCTTCCTcaagagaaaaagggaaagcaAACACCCAAATAGCAACCTCATCCGAACCATGTCTCCTATTGGTTGATCACACCTCATCCAAATTGAGAGAGCATAGTACCTACATCTTTGCCTGCCATTCTTATATAAATATCTTCATCAGATGAACTTAACACTTTCCTATCTATTAGATTACCAAACCAAAGTAAACAACAGGAACTAGGAAAGAGAAAAGCCGATTTTGTGCAAATGGAAAATGGCCAATGGTCAACCAGGTAAGTTCAACTAAACGTGCATTGGCAGTTAgtgtttaaaataatataacttcCAAGAACATAGAAAAGGATCAGCAACTCATTCATATGGT harbors:
- the LOC107469996 gene encoding uncharacterized protein LOC107469996 is translated as MNKECSALIKKDVLLKKKDTGSFHIPYVIGETKIDKGFCDLRASINMMPLSLMKKLQINELRSTDVIIQLADKTQKQAEEVVKNGLVKVGNYFLPTDFVVLDIEESYLHPIILGRPFIATARALIDVEQGELILRIHDEYLTFHVFKPTSKSESEPNESKDDYSKMYLEESNRESVAEPLKQSLMNKQEFQEK